A single region of the Prevotella sp. HUN102 genome encodes:
- the rbfA gene encoding 30S ribosome-binding factor RbfA, with product MQETRQNRIARLLQKELASIFQSQTRAMHGVLVSVTRAKVSPDLGICTSYLSIFPSERGEEILKNINANEKTIRYELGQRVHNQLRIIPELRFFIDDSLDYIERIDDLLKK from the coding sequence ATGCAAGAAACAAGACAGAATCGCATAGCCCGCCTGCTTCAGAAGGAACTGGCGAGCATCTTCCAGAGCCAGACACGTGCAATGCACGGCGTCCTCGTGAGTGTTACCCGCGCAAAGGTAAGCCCCGACCTCGGTATCTGCACTTCCTATCTGAGCATCTTCCCATCGGAACGCGGCGAGGAAATCCTCAAGAACATCAATGCCAACGAGAAAACCATCCGCTACGAGCTTGGACAGCGTGTTCACAATCAGTTGCGCATCATTCCCGAACTGCGTTTCTTCATCGACGATTCGCTGGACTACATCGAGAGAATTGACGATTTGCTGAAGAAATAA